taGGCATAATTGGGTTtggtatataaaactcattcacccattaaaacccatttaactaattaccAATTATAATGGGTAAACctcaacccacccaattacccaattattaAAATTACCAAGATGCCCCTAAAGTGAAAATCACTCTGATCGCGATCTTGACCTTCCCTCCACTCTTTCCACCGCTGGAGGAGTGGTTCGAATCGGAACTCTCCTTGCTGTTGACATCGCCCGCCTCTGTATCATCAGCAGATGGTGTCGGAGTTGGAGACAAGCCTGGTGCCAGAGGAGGCAATGGAGGGGATGGACTCGGAGACTGATTCGTTGGAGAATGCGTCGGTGCCAGAATCGAAGCTGGAACAGGAGACGATGGAGACGACGGCGAGTCAAATTTGGGTTGAGGAACCGAAGATGGAGATGTCGCCAATGGCAAAGATTGAGAAACGGAGAATCCAACCAAGGAAACCACCAAGAGTAAAACGACGTAGAATTGTGCGAGTTTCGCCATTAGTGAGATATAAGAATTGACAACTTCGTGGATCTGAGAAAGCTGTATTGAGTATAATAGTGTGGTTCagcaaaatataaacaaaacaatttcaaactttgaagaaaAATGTAGTATTGAATTTGATGGAGATTAAACTTTCTCAGAGACCAAACAGTGCAAAGTGGTgaatagaaagaaagataaaagatCACTAGGTCTCCGACTAAAACATGATTGGAGGTCGAGAAAATAAGGGAAAATGTCTGAGGGttggggtttttatttatttatttatttttttttatgggaagagCTAGGTTGAATTTAggtatattgtttttgggttaaatgagtttttagttaaaacccaataatcactGGGTCTAATTGGATtgatacccatttaacccaactaataattgggtgggtttgggttcaattagAGTGAGTGGGTTTGGGTGGGCAAATGAGTTTGGGCGGCCAAATGGGTTTGGACTTACTTTGCCATCCCTACTTAACaatgcaaaattttattttatcttcttttgaATATATTTGATGCATGCGAGCCACGTTACAAAGGGGCAacgtgatatatatatatatatatatataaagcgaAAAGACATGTTGTAATTAAATTATAGGTCCAGTCAATGAGTGATTGAAAGTTGAGTTTAAGATTGAGTTTATTATTGTAATCAATCAAGTTTTTAGGTGTAGTCGCACATGAGTGAATTAAAGAAGTACAAAGAGAACTCTATTGGATCATTTTCGATTTTAAGATTTCCTTTCCTATTGAGATCGGGTTTCTAAGTGAGTCTGCGAAGAGTTGAGAGCAAAGTTCTTAGTGAAAACTCGAACGATTGTGACCCATCGCAAATGGCTGgacttgggttgggttaggtcgTCCCGCTTTAGGGCGAATGCGTCAAATAGGGACGTTTGAATTGTTGTTAATTGTTATCAGTTAGGGCTATGGCTTGGGGTAGAGTGGTTTTGTTGGCAGTGGTGCTAAGTAATTCAATGTTGGTggttttgtatatttttagtGGATTTAAGTTGTTTGGTAGGTGAGAAAGTGTGTGGGAAAGTGAAAAAGaattttgtttaattgttttgtgGTTATGGATTGTAATTGTTTGGTTAGTGAGAAAGTGTAAGTAAGTGAAAaactttgttattattttttatgaatcttgagttgtttggttggtgagaaagtggaagaaagtgaaataaaattgtgttcaattattttgtagtttttatttttatttattttttgttatttcaaagggatatttttttgaaattcattaaaaaaaattgtaaactttttttttttttttttgaataagaaTATTAGaaaccaatcaaacaaaataaatgttaCATTCTTAATAGGATAGAAATATAACTAATGAATCAAACATTATAATGTTATATTATTGTAATGATATTCCATGAATCTAAGATTACAAGAAGGAAACGCCCTAAATTCAaaggtatttttttaaatgaatttcaaGGTGATGACTGAGGAGAAAGTATCTGTTAGGCTTTTGCAGCACACTTGTTAGTTGGTTTGAAGGTTGATTATGAAATGAAATTCGGGCAGACATTTCACATTTATGATTCGAATCGGGACCCACCACCCGAGTCGGTTGTAGAAATTAGACTTCCAATTTCCAAACCCACCCCAATTAAATTATTCCAACGAGCTACCATCATTCATTACGAATTGCCAACTGCCAAAGTCTTATCCACCAAGCTCGGCTCTCGTgcttcaagaaaaataatagtttttcCTACATTATAAAGCCACATATATTGACTTGAAATAGCATAATTAGTTTGGTTCCactggaaaaataaaaaataaaaaacaaagaagaaagggACTCTTCATTTGACAAATGATATTTgtcatattaaaatatattgatgTCTCAAGTGAGAAAAATGCTCACACGAAAGTgattgttagatttttttttttttttccttttttgtttgctAGTTAGGATTTCTTTTCCAATAGTGTAAAttccaattaaataaaataaaattatatacatttatTGGATATCGTTTTGTacgtaaaatttttatttcaaatcaatAACTTGTTACAAGTACTACTattctcaattaatttttatattttaaaagtatTGCATATCAATactaccaaaaataataatatattcaacttcaacatttattaaaaaaaatttatggacaaattttttttaaagagaacaGCCCAAaggaagatttaaaaaaaaaaaaaaaactaacataaatagtataaaaaaaaaaaaaaaaaaaccgaataAGAATtataagaaaagacaaaaaccaaagaagatgaaaaaagaaaaagaaaaaagagatagatAGTATAACAGAGAGacaaaaatcaaaaggaaaaacaaggaaaaaaaagaaagatgcaaactaCTTGTGCACTTTGTACATGTGCATTTTCATCCACTCAAGTTATGAGCATTTTTCACCCAGCTTTCTCCTtattttggtgggtttggggAGAAAAAACTTATGCTCTACCAATTTTTCcaataatattttctctctcattttctatcattttttttccatccttcctAAAATCCATCCAATCAAACATACCTAAGCGCATATAACATCTAATTGATCTAATAAAGTTATTActcataattattaattaataaaagtcCTAAAATAACCAATTTCAACaacatataataaattattaacaacAGTAAACTtccaactcaaaaaaaaaaaaaaagcagtaaactaaataaattatgagAGAAAAATCCTAAATTATAATTGTGCGGAATATTCAATATAATAAGTAAGtaaataaacactaaaaacatataatttatttagtCAAACAATCAAATAAATGCAACCCAATATAACATTTGaggtttaaataaatttttttccaatcaCCATAACATTTTCTTGTTCCTTCTTTCCCATTtttacccctctctctctctaatgttAGACTTCTAATGCTTGTACTGTACAACTTTTTCAAGAGATAACCtaatatgatttatttaataattaataatgtaAACTCTACTCATCAATACTTAAgcacctaaaaaataaccattttcaattctcaaaaaaaaaaaaataaataaataattgcaaaaaaaattgaataaattatgagaggaaaatcataaattatcattatattcAATATAGTAAGGAAGTAGATAGTCATTGTAAGGACGCAATTTAAGTCCCTAGCCCAAAGGATAaatgaacttaggcccaaaaagccctatataatgaatttttttgtagagaatgagttggaaaattgggttttaatgaATCAGATAACAAGTAAGTGGATTCAGataacaagaaaatgaagatagactggtctaatctaaagaaaatcgtcatcGGCATAGTCCGAgtagatcagttcttatatatttctctcaagtttgattacaagttcaattcttgattgttacagtgttttcctCTTAATTTCTTGATCCCCTTCTCTCAGggtttctcttctattttatactatcttccccTTTCATCTCTACCTTCCACGTGCAAATCAGATTGTTGGTGTTGATCTTTGTCCCATCaacaccttcctgaagtctttaGGTAGTAGCTGTAAGACTAAAAGTTactattcaggtatcacttccttaTTAATGCAACCAGAGaattagctgcagagcatttaattTGGTGGTAGCAGCCTTCCTTTTAGATATTTCATAACCTCCCTATATCTTGTTCCTTCTTGATACTTATGCTTATTAGTAAAATTGTCCAGAACGTTGCTTTTGATGTTAGACCATACCTTCTGACCTTGGCTTTGCTTAGTTGATgaggcattcctcctcggactacTTAATGTCTTGAGATTGGGCCCCTAGCCCAATATGTACATAGATATGTTCTATTGGGCCTATTATCTCTATAATAGCCCCTCGAGATTCTTCTTTCTGGCTCCTCGGTAAGAAAGGAGGATTTCGATGTCCCTATAGTCACTCTGTGCACATCACACATCATTTCTAACTGCACAGATGCCTTTTTAACTTCCCAAGGCATGCTCCTAGCGCTTTAGCATCTGAGACACACCTTCATTAAATTTTATGGCTCTATGTTCCCCACGTTTTACGACGCGATGCAGATCCAACGGCTGAAGATTTTGCTTGAATCCAAGCGGGAATTTTTCCGCTTGTAATTTTCTTCTCAATATAAATACTGCCCGAATCTATCATTCCTCTCATTTTAGCAATCATACACTGAACCTGCAAACTTACCCAACTTACCCGTGCCCTCACAAATACCAAAAGCCTATCCGAGGAGAGTTTTCTTCTTTCTGTAAGTCTTCACAAATCTTTTCACTTTATTTTtccatatacttttttttttttttttgtctttttctccTTGGCTCCTCTTACTTCTCTTAATCTTCTTAGTACCTCTAAACCTTTCTTAGGAATAGGTAGATTCGCCTATTTGGTAGACTCTGAGGAGGGTTTAGAGAGCTTTAGATCTCAGTATAGAATCCTTCTAGGAGTAGCCATTAGGTACTATAAGGAAGGGCAATGACATGAGGAGAGGCAAGAGGGAGAGGTGGTAATTCCATTGATTTCCTTTATAGAAGAGATGAGGATCCCTATGGGCAGAGTTACTAAAGACTACCTTAGGGCCTATAGATTAGCTCCCACCCAATGTGCCCCCCCTCAATATGTTCAAGATCTTAGGTAGTGTCGATGCCCTAAATGAAAAATGGACTTAGGTCTTACCCATTATGACGTTAATTGGATTTACAACCTCCAACCTCCAACACCTAACGAGGTAGGGGTATTACCTAAAATCTAGGTACCCCGAGATTTGGCTTATCCAATGCCTCCCAGATTCCAACAAATACCTAAACAAGGACTTCTTGATTTAATCGGGggagtggcacgatggcctCCCCTACCCGACGAGAGAGGGGACACCAAGTGGGGCTCTAGGTTTAGGTTCATTATTTCAAaatcatccttttttttttcttttgttcgcGTCTGTACATGTGTTTTCCTTTGATTCACGCTATCTTTTACTGacgatggttttttttttttttttttcctgatggTTTTGCAGATAAGCGCGCTACAGTTCCCAACTTCAGTCTTGTCAACCAGCTAAGCTTGGACAAGATATTGAAGGCTAAGGTGTTCGTCCACACAGATGGTCAGCTTAGAGCATCATATTTAATCCTCAACTACACCCCCATCTCCAAAAGTTACCAGGCACCGAAGTGCGTCATCAAAGCAAAGGACCCTCGCCTACATCGGTTCAGTGTTGTCACTCCGGGCTTTCTCGGCACCAGTCCTGTCTCAGAAGGCACTCTCACCACCGATCTTATCCCTGAAGGCATACCAAATGTAACACTGCCCTTCCAACGTGCTACCAAAGAGGAGGCAACCTCATCGCAACCAGCCACcaaggaggaggaagaggaagaagacaaAGAAGTGGTTGAGGTGACTAACTCTGAAGATGATTTTGCCATTTTCAACCAACCACTATCTCTAGAGCTTCAAGTCGGCGATTCTAGCCACCCTCTTTTGGTTTAGGTAAATAACACCTAAGAAGACACCACAGTTCCTGAAGAGATGGGGATTTAGCGCAAGCCGAGATCAACTCTTCAGAAGCTGTTAGAGTCCTAACCTAGGGGGAAGGCAGCCTAGACCAGGCTTCCCACCCCTCCACCCTCTTAACCCCTCCGAGCTGATTCCGCAGACCATAAGAGGAAGAAGGATCAAAAGGGTAAGGAGGTGGTGGAAATAGGAGGAACCTACCCCTCCCAGGAGGACGAGCCCCAAAGGGGGGCCAAACAACCCAGAGGCATGTAGATGAGGTCATCCAACAAGGGTGAGAGGAGGGGTGACCAGCAAGTAACAACACCAACCTGGGCCCCATCCTTGGTGCTGGATGGTGCTCGTTTGCCAAGTGATGCCTCTATAAGAGACTTCTAAGGGGGCAAGGCGGGCTATATGGCTAACTTAGTGGATCAGGCTCTGTTGTTGTCTAAGGATATGGCCGACCTCAAATCCATGAGGAAACGTGAGGTGTTCCTCGATCTAAAAAGGGACCTCACAGTGGTAAGTCCTTtaaccttctctctctttttcacttattatatttttatttttcattacttctttttcttcattttttaaatgcttcTCTCCTTGGCAGGCTACTCAAGCCACGTACAGGGCTGAGGGGATGGTAAATTACTCTTTCCGGTaaatgaagaaggaagaaaggagACGAATAGTGGCCGTGGATGTCTTCCACGTGGCCAAAAAAAGCAATCAAGAGCTTAAGAATAAGTTGACTAAGGCGGAGAAGGATAAAAGAAATGCTGCAAGCCGAAGGTCAAAGAGTGCTCCTTCACCAGGCCGAGGACCAACTGGCTGCCTCTAAAGAGCAAATTGTTGTcttaaagaagaaattagagGAGGCCAAGAAGGCTAGAGATAAAGCCGAGTAGGATGGCTATGACAAAGGGGTGACAGAGACCGAGGAGGCCTTAAGGGTCGAGGTCTCAGGGGTATGTAGAAACTACTGCTTCCAAGTGTGGAATGAGGCCCTCAACCAAGCCGGGGTTGAGGCCTCTTCTATACTCAGGAGGGCAAAGAGTGTATACTACCCCTCTGCCATCCGTGTCTCCTCTTCCATCAGCTCCAAGGCAGACACCCCTTCCAAGGTGGCAGAGCCCGAGAAGAACAACCCAAACAAAGTCCCTCCCTCCTCTTGCAACCCTCCAAAAGAGGGTAAGCAGCATAGGGTGACTGAAAAAGAGGCTGAGATGACTAAGGGAGTGGCCCTTGATGCCACCAAGCCCTCGACTGCTCCCCAGGATCCCATTAAAGACAAGGAGGCACCTAGGATGGAGATTGTTCTTACAACTCTTCCATTACCTACCAAAGGTGACCCCAAAGGCAAAGACCAAGGATCCTCGTAGGCCGCAGTCTCCCAATCCAAGGCCTCGcccaaagaaaaaattgtaataaaaaat
This DNA window, taken from Quercus robur chromosome 2, dhQueRobu3.1, whole genome shotgun sequence, encodes the following:
- the LOC126696343 gene encoding vegetative cell wall protein gp1-like; protein product: MAKLAQFYVVLLLVVSLVGFSVSQSLPLATSPSSVPQPKFDSPSSPSSPVPASILAPTHSPTNQSPSPSPPLPPLAPGLSPTPTPSADDTEAGDVNSKESSDSNHSSSGGKSGGKVKIAIRVIFTLGASW